The following are from one region of the Pseudodesulfovibrio piezophilus C1TLV30 genome:
- the mltC gene encoding membrane-bound lytic murein transglycosylase MltC, whose translation MNHLILACFLCISMVSCTRYDAVRIVRAAATGNPATAAQALARDKAIGYATNPEALATDIKHFSSMVEKLVTSVEKVWGKENVRLPEPKSYVKYTDNYLSRASIDFDSGVITIETLATETPKKNLKNAIVTTLLTPGDPRAVDLYSAQTVKLGDTPFLLGEVKDQDNKDIRWAWRAEHFADYLIKNSLETKKNGHKTVHSVSISMVRDHLDIRAKKYEQLVKSAAKRFSVSKNLIYAIMKVESDFNPFATSAAMALGLMQVVPKTAGSDVYQFLHGKKGTPSRKDLLMPATNITYGSAYLHLLDTRFLNGIKSPVSREYCVIAGYNGGAGTVLNTFNKNRKKAVAAINAAPPAKVYSTLRKHLAYQETRRYLGKVLDAKKHFVNF comes from the coding sequence ATGAACCACCTCATACTAGCCTGTTTTCTCTGTATATCCATGGTCTCATGTACACGATATGATGCTGTACGCATTGTCCGAGCGGCAGCGACAGGAAATCCTGCAACCGCAGCACAGGCATTGGCACGAGATAAAGCCATCGGCTATGCAACGAACCCTGAAGCCCTTGCAACGGATATCAAACACTTCTCCTCGATGGTTGAGAAGCTTGTCACGTCAGTCGAAAAAGTTTGGGGGAAAGAGAATGTCCGCCTTCCTGAACCTAAAAGTTACGTCAAATATACGGACAATTATCTCTCCAGAGCCAGCATCGATTTCGATAGCGGTGTCATAACAATCGAAACCCTTGCAACAGAAACGCCAAAAAAAAACTTGAAGAATGCGATTGTAACAACTCTCCTGACCCCTGGAGATCCCAGGGCTGTCGATCTCTACTCTGCACAAACGGTAAAACTGGGTGATACACCTTTTCTTCTTGGCGAAGTTAAGGATCAAGACAACAAGGATATCCGTTGGGCATGGCGTGCTGAACACTTTGCCGACTATCTGATCAAAAACTCTCTTGAAACAAAAAAGAATGGTCACAAGACAGTCCACTCTGTCAGCATAAGCATGGTCAGGGATCATCTGGACATCAGAGCGAAAAAGTACGAACAACTGGTCAAATCGGCAGCAAAACGATTTTCTGTCAGCAAAAATCTCATTTATGCCATCATGAAGGTAGAATCGGACTTCAACCCATTTGCCACGAGCGCAGCCATGGCACTGGGACTTATGCAGGTTGTTCCCAAAACTGCCGGTAGCGATGTTTATCAATTTTTGCATGGGAAAAAAGGCACCCCATCCCGAAAGGATCTACTCATGCCGGCAACCAACATAACATACGGCTCGGCATATCTTCATTTACTCGACACCCGTTTCCTCAATGGGATCAAAAGCCCTGTCTCAAGAGAATATTGTGTCATAGCTGGCTATAACGGAGGAGCTGGAACTGTTTTGAACACTTTTAATAAAAACCGCAAAAAAGCAGTAGCCGCTATCAACGCAGCCCCGCCGGCTAAGGTCTACAGCACCCTGCGCAAACATCTCGCTTATCAAGAAACAAGACGATATCTTGGCAAAGTGCTCGATGCGAAAAAACACTTCGTCAACTTCTAA
- a CDS encoding Hpt domain-containing protein produces MIDTPIVEIIDPDLEELMERFFDNSRKDIKSMRTALECKDFETLTRLGHTAKGTGYGYGFKGMGKIGLALEEAAKMKDCVTSHMHIDRMELYLSTVKVKFGK; encoded by the coding sequence ATGATTGATACACCGATTGTCGAGATCATCGATCCTGACCTTGAAGAGTTGATGGAACGTTTTTTTGATAATTCTCGCAAGGATATTAAAAGCATGCGCACTGCTTTGGAGTGCAAGGATTTTGAGACGCTGACCAGGCTCGGGCATACGGCCAAAGGAACTGGGTATGGATACGGTTTCAAGGGAATGGGGAAGATTGGTCTTGCTCTTGAAGAAGCCGCAAAAATGAAAGATTGTGTAACAAGCCATATGCATATTGATCGTATGGAACTGTATCTGTCCACTGTTAAAGTGAAATTCGGTAAATAA